A region from the Branchiostoma lanceolatum isolate klBraLanc5 chromosome 2, klBraLanc5.hap2, whole genome shotgun sequence genome encodes:
- the LOC136426432 gene encoding uncharacterized protein, protein MPSLLFPSPSRDTSSPTGPDNTPSLPSRGTSSPSGPDNAPSLPSRGTSSRSGPDNTPSPPSRGTSSRSGPDNTPSPPSRGTSSPTGPDNTPSLLFPSPSRGTSSPTGPDNTPSLPSRGTSSRSGPDNTPSLLSFPPRRGTSSPTGPDYTPSLKDCQAVAGEQASQCACGS, encoded by the exons ATGCCCAGCCTGCTGTTCCCTTCGCCAAGCCGTGATACGAGCAGTCCTACCGGCCCGGATAACACGCCCAGCCTGCCAAGCCGTGGTACGAGCAGTCCTTCCGGCCCGGATAACGCGCCCAGCCTGCCGAGCCGTGGTACGAGCAGTCGTTCCGGCCCGGATAACACGCCCAGCCCGCCGAGCCGTGGTACGAGCAGTCGTTCCGGCCCGGATAACACGCCCAGCCCGCCGAGCCGCGGTACGAGCAGTCCTACCGGCCCGGATAACACGCCCAGCCTGCTGTTCCCTTCGCCAAGCCGTGGTACGAGCAGTCCTACCGGCCCGGATAACACGCCCAGCCTGCCAAGCCGTGGTACGAGCAGTCGTTCCGGCCCGGATAACACACCCAGCCTGCTGTCCTTTCCGCCGCGCCGTGGTACGAGCAGTCCTACCGGCCCGGATTACACGCCCAGCCTGAAGGACTGCCAAGCCGTG GCAGGTGAGCAGGCGTCCCAGTGCGCATGCGGCTCCTGA
- the LOC136427102 gene encoding neuronal acetylcholine receptor subunit beta-2-like, which yields MDGRTFLGLCAVCWAVTGAFGAASEERLVRQLFNESRYSPDVRPVVAPADVLPVNFKLLVIQVIAVNEKEEYMRTNVWVELSWVDYRLAWNKEDFDHIPSIRVPAESVWKPDIVLLNNKDGQYDVALYTKAIISNEGFVYWLPPSIFTSECSINVRHFPFDKQNCTLQFSSWTYNKREVDLVSLGFVYDDFKESGEWQIVDIPSRKVETEDSVFVIYDFMLARKPLFYIVNMIVPIILLTLLSILVFYLPVDCGEKVGLCINILLALVVFLLLIADIIPATSMDIPLIGRYLMFTMIFVTVETVTSIYVSNIHFRGASTHVMSPWIRYIFLKLLPRLMKVPAPGEEQEEEEGTKESTNGHLPGANGPNPWGADAIELRRRRDASDGRPPVPPRTDRPQLSPDLREAVGQATTVSDHFRDADTDAAVSDEWKFVATMVDWICLRLFALALLAGSVVLFAEPWYEQSFRPG from the exons ATGGACGGACGAACTTTCCTCGGGCTCTGCGCTGTCTGCTGGGCGGTTACAG GTGCTTTCGGCGCGGCCTCAGAAGAGAGGCTTGTCCGGCAGCTGTTTAACGAGTCCCGGTACAGCCCTGACGTCAGACCGGTCGTGGCTCCAGCTGACGTTCTTCCCGTCAACTTCAAGCTGCTGGTCATCCAGGTCATCGCCGTG AACGAAAAGGAAGAGTACATGAGGACCAACGTGTGGGTAGAACTG TCCTGGGTAGACTACCGCCTGGCGTGGAATAAGGAGGATTTTGACCACATTCCGAGCATCCGCGTTCCCGCAGAGTCCGTGTGGAAACCGGACATCGTCCTGCTGAACAA CAAAGACGGCCAGTATGACGTTGCCCTGTACACAAAAGCAATCATCTCCAACGAAGGATTCGTCTACTGGCTGCCGCCGTCCATCTTCACCAGCGAGTGTTCCATCAACGTGCGGCACTTCCCGTTCGACAAGCAGAACTGCACGCTTCAATTCTCCTCCTGGACCTACAACAAGCGGGAGGTGGACCTGGTCTCCCTGGGGTTTGTGTATGACGACTTCAAGGAGAGCGGAGAGTGGCAGATTGTGGACATCCCAAGCAGAAAAGTCGAAACGGAAGACAGCGTTTTCGTTATCTATGACTTCATGCTGGCGCGGAAGCCGCTGTTCTACATCGTGAACATGATCGTGCCCATCATCCTGCTGACCCTGCTCTCCATCCTGGTGTTCTACCTGCCCGTGGACTGCGGAGAGAAGGTCGGGCTCTGCATCAACATCCTGCTGGCCCTGGTGGTGTTCCTGCTGCTGATCGCCGACATCATCCCCGCAACGTCCATGGACATCCCGCTGATCGGCCGCTACCTCATGTTCACCATGATCTTCGTCACCGTGGAGACGGTAACTTCGATTTACGTCAGTAACATCCACTTCCGCGGCGCGTCTACGCACGTCATGTCGCCATGGATACGGTACATCTTTCTGAAGCTGCTGCCGAGGCTGATGAAGGTGCCGGCTCCTGGAGAagagcaggaggaggaggagggtaCCAAGGAGAGCACGAACGGCCACCTCCCGGGCGCTAACGGGCCCAACCCCTGGGGGGCTGACGCCATCGAGCTGCGGAGGAGACGGGACGCCTCCGACGGGCGGCCCCCCGTCCCGCCCCGCACGGACCGGCCGCAGCTCTCCCCGGACCTGAGGGAGGCAGTGGGGCAGGCGACTACCGTCTCGGACCACTTCAGGGATGCGGACACTGACGCCGCG GTGAGTGACGAGTGGAAGTTCGTGGCCACCATGGTCGACTGGATCTGTTTACGTTTGTTTGCCTTGGCTCTGCTGGCCGGCAGCGTAGTTCTCTTCGCCGAGCCGTGGTACGAACAGTCCTTCCGGCCCGGATAA
- the LOC136427104 gene encoding neuronal acetylcholine receptor subunit beta-4-like isoform X1, translating to MDRVGGITMVMMVIIMASGTLAADSEERLVRMLFNESAYNSGVRPAQTPSEVISVKVTLVISQIIGVVEKEEVMRTNVWVQQEWTDPRLRWNKEDYDHIDLIRVPAEAVWLPDIMLFNNKDGQYDVALYTKALVYDSGYVYWLPPAIFTSECSINVRHFPFDKQNCTMEFGSWTYNKREVDLQQGGISRDDFKESGEWAILQIPDRKIETDDNVFIAYDFMLARKPLFYIVNMIVPIILLTLLSILVFYLPVDCGEKVGLCINILLALVVFLLLIADIIPSTSLDIPLIGRYLMFTMIFVTIVTVMSVYVGNVHFRSAATHVMSPWIRYIFLGLLPRLMKMSPPGEEPEEEEDSAPTWDAVEMRKRDGVVQNGKASPGRPPVPPRADLPQLAPDLRDAAGNVQLITGHFKDQDDDSAVMCTAVLYSIVYTPITGHFKDKDDDSAVSDEWKFMAALVDRICLWLFSIILLVGTVVMFAEPWYEDSFR from the exons ATGGACCGGGTGGGAGGGATCACCATGGTGATGATGGTCATTATAATGGCCTCAG GCACGTTGGCGGCGGACTCTGAGGAGAGACTAGTGCGCATGCTCTTCAATGAAAGCGCCTACAACTCCGGTGTGAGACCCGCGCAGACCCCGAGTGAGGTGATATCGGTGAAGGTGACCCTGGTGATATCCCAAATTATCGGCGTA GTTGAGAAAGAAGAAGTGATGCGGACTAACGTGTGGGTCCAGCAG gaatGGACCGACCCAAGACTGAGATGGAACAAGGAAGACTACGATCACATCGACCTCATTCGGGTCCCAGCAGAGGCAGTATGGTTGCCGGACATCATGCTGTTTAATAA TAAAGATGGGCAGTACGACGTGGCGCTGTACACGAAGGCGCTGGTGTACGACTCCGGCTACGTCTACTGGCTGCCTCCCGCCATCTTCACCAGCGAGTGTTCCATCAACGTGCGCCACTTCCCGTTCGACAAGCAGAACTGCACGATGGAGTTCGGGTCCTGGACCTACAACAAGCGGGAAGTGGATCTCCAGCAGGGCGGCATCTCCAGGGACGACTTCAAGGAGAGCGGGGAGTGGGCGATCCTGCAGATCCCGGACAGGAAGATCGAGACCGATGATAACGTCTTCATCGCCTACGACTTCATGCTGGCGCGGAAGCCGCTGTTCTACATCGTGAACATGATCGTGCCCATCATCCTGCTGACCCTGCTGTCCATCCTGGTGTTCTACCTGCCTGTGGACTGCGGAGAGAAGGTCGGGCTCTGCATCAACATCCTGCTGGCCCTGGTGGTGTTCCTGCTGCTGATCGCCGACATCATCCCGTCCACATCGCTGGACATCCCGCTGATCGGCCGCTACCTGATGTTCACCATGATCTTCGTCACCATCGTCACGGTCATGTCTGTCTACGTGGGGAACGTCCACTTCCGCAGCGCCGCTACGCACGTCATGTCGCCATGGATACGGTACATCTTCCTGGGGCTGCTGCCGAGGCTGATGAAGATGTCGCCCCCTGGAGAGGAgccggaggaggaggaggacagCGCGCCCACCTGGGATGCTGTGGAGATGAGGAAGCGGGACGGGGTGGTGCAGAACGGCAAGGCGTCCCCCGGGCGGCCCCCCGTCCCGCCGCGGGCCGACCTGCCGCAGCTGGCGCCCGACCTGCGGGACGCCGCCGGCAACGTGCAGCTCATCACCGGCCACTTCAAGGACCAGGACGACGACTCGGCGGTAATGTGCACAGCTGTattgtatagtatagtatacaCACCCATAACCGGCCACTTCAAGGACAAGGACGACGACTCGGCG GTGAGTGACGAGTGGAAGTTTATGGCCGCCCTGGTTGATCGGATCTGCCTGTGGCTGTTCTCCATCATCCTGCTGGTGGGAACCGTCGTGATGTTCGCCGAACCCTGGTACGAGGACTCCTTCCGGTAG
- the LOC136427104 gene encoding neuronal acetylcholine receptor subunit beta-2-like isoform X2, translating into MDRVGGITMVMMVIIMASGTLAADSEERLVRMLFNESAYNSGVRPAQTPSEVISVKVTLVISQIIGVVEKEEVMRTNVWVQQEWTDPRLRWNKEDYDHIDLIRVPAEAVWLPDIMLFNNKDGQYDVALYTKALVYDSGYVYWLPPAIFTSECSINVRHFPFDKQNCTMEFGSWTYNKREVDLQQGGISRDDFKESGEWAILQIPDRKIETDDNVFIAYDFMLARKPLFYIVNMIVPIILLTLLSILVFYLPVDCGEKVGLCINILLALVVFLLLIADIIPSTSLDIPLIGRYLMFTMIFVTIVTVMSVYVGNVHFRSAATHVMSPWIRYIFLGLLPRLMKMSPPGEEPEEEEDSAPTWDAVEMRKRDGVVQNGKASPGRPPVPPRADLPQLAPDLRDAAGNVQLITGHFKDQDDDSAVSDEWKFMAALVDRICLWLFSIILLVGTVVMFAEPWYEDSFR; encoded by the exons ATGGACCGGGTGGGAGGGATCACCATGGTGATGATGGTCATTATAATGGCCTCAG GCACGTTGGCGGCGGACTCTGAGGAGAGACTAGTGCGCATGCTCTTCAATGAAAGCGCCTACAACTCCGGTGTGAGACCCGCGCAGACCCCGAGTGAGGTGATATCGGTGAAGGTGACCCTGGTGATATCCCAAATTATCGGCGTA GTTGAGAAAGAAGAAGTGATGCGGACTAACGTGTGGGTCCAGCAG gaatGGACCGACCCAAGACTGAGATGGAACAAGGAAGACTACGATCACATCGACCTCATTCGGGTCCCAGCAGAGGCAGTATGGTTGCCGGACATCATGCTGTTTAATAA TAAAGATGGGCAGTACGACGTGGCGCTGTACACGAAGGCGCTGGTGTACGACTCCGGCTACGTCTACTGGCTGCCTCCCGCCATCTTCACCAGCGAGTGTTCCATCAACGTGCGCCACTTCCCGTTCGACAAGCAGAACTGCACGATGGAGTTCGGGTCCTGGACCTACAACAAGCGGGAAGTGGATCTCCAGCAGGGCGGCATCTCCAGGGACGACTTCAAGGAGAGCGGGGAGTGGGCGATCCTGCAGATCCCGGACAGGAAGATCGAGACCGATGATAACGTCTTCATCGCCTACGACTTCATGCTGGCGCGGAAGCCGCTGTTCTACATCGTGAACATGATCGTGCCCATCATCCTGCTGACCCTGCTGTCCATCCTGGTGTTCTACCTGCCTGTGGACTGCGGAGAGAAGGTCGGGCTCTGCATCAACATCCTGCTGGCCCTGGTGGTGTTCCTGCTGCTGATCGCCGACATCATCCCGTCCACATCGCTGGACATCCCGCTGATCGGCCGCTACCTGATGTTCACCATGATCTTCGTCACCATCGTCACGGTCATGTCTGTCTACGTGGGGAACGTCCACTTCCGCAGCGCCGCTACGCACGTCATGTCGCCATGGATACGGTACATCTTCCTGGGGCTGCTGCCGAGGCTGATGAAGATGTCGCCCCCTGGAGAGGAgccggaggaggaggaggacagCGCGCCCACCTGGGATGCTGTGGAGATGAGGAAGCGGGACGGGGTGGTGCAGAACGGCAAGGCGTCCCCCGGGCGGCCCCCCGTCCCGCCGCGGGCCGACCTGCCGCAGCTGGCGCCCGACCTGCGGGACGCCGCCGGCAACGTGCAGCTCATCACCGGCCACTTCAAGGACCAGGACGACGACTCGGCG GTGAGTGACGAGTGGAAGTTTATGGCCGCCCTGGTTGATCGGATCTGCCTGTGGCTGTTCTCCATCATCCTGCTGGTGGGAACCGTCGTGATGTTCGCCGAACCCTGGTACGAGGACTCCTTCCGGTAG